Proteins found in one Labrenzia sp. VG12 genomic segment:
- a CDS encoding 50S ribosomal protein L11 methyltransferase, protein MKTIRVRITAEELEAKRIAEILERAFEEDGNPVTIYEASPDGRIWSAEILLFDMEPDAAAAAVRDRVGADAFAAPLEAEELPDINWVEKSLEGLKPVRAGRFIVHGGHDRDKVVPGAIGLEIEAALAFGTGHHGTTAGCLEEIDRLLSLREYDSILDLGTGTGVLAIAAALKARQTVLATDIDPVATRTALENARLNGASHLVKGFSANGMEDRRFRLYGPFDLVIANILARPLMKMAKSIGEHMTSTATLVLSGLRVEDGPRILFAYRCQGFVLDRRGEKDGWLTLTLVRGRKVA, encoded by the coding sequence ATGAAAACCATCCGGGTGCGGATCACCGCCGAAGAACTGGAAGCCAAACGCATTGCAGAGATCCTGGAGCGGGCCTTCGAGGAGGATGGCAATCCGGTAACCATCTACGAGGCGTCGCCCGACGGCCGGATCTGGTCTGCGGAAATCCTGTTGTTCGACATGGAGCCGGACGCCGCTGCGGCCGCCGTGCGTGACCGGGTTGGCGCAGATGCCTTTGCGGCTCCGCTGGAGGCTGAGGAGCTTCCGGATATCAACTGGGTGGAGAAAAGTCTGGAAGGCCTGAAGCCGGTGCGCGCGGGCAGGTTTATCGTGCATGGCGGTCATGACCGGGACAAGGTTGTTCCAGGCGCCATCGGTCTGGAAATCGAGGCAGCGCTTGCCTTTGGCACCGGGCATCATGGCACCACAGCGGGCTGCCTGGAAGAAATCGACCGGCTCCTGTCCTTGCGCGAATATGACAGCATTCTGGATCTGGGCACCGGTACCGGCGTTCTGGCGATTGCAGCGGCCCTGAAGGCGCGGCAAACCGTTCTGGCAACCGATATCGACCCGGTCGCGACCCGGACGGCTCTGGAGAATGCCCGTCTCAACGGCGCGTCACACCTGGTGAAGGGTTTTTCGGCCAACGGCATGGAAGACCGGCGCTTCCGTCTCTACGGGCCGTTTGATCTGGTGATTGCCAATATCCTGGCGCGGCCCCTCATGAAAATGGCAAAATCCATCGGCGAACACATGACATCGACCGCGACGCTGGTGCTGTCCGGTCTCAGGGTGGAAGACGGGCCGCGCATTCTCTTTGCCTATCGCTGCCAGGGGTTTGTCCTGGACCGCCGCGGCGAGAAGGACGGCTGGCTGACGCTGACCCTGGTGAGAGGCCGCAAGGTGGCGTGA
- a CDS encoding tetratricopeptide repeat protein: MSSHSIFTPLGQTWRLAILALTGILFLALPVSAADDMDALFKALKNAPSEQAAESIESQIWENWLDAAPTPDIRAKVDEAMKRRGVYDFQGARDLLDEVVDAAPDYSEGWNQRAFILFLQGNYDESLEDIMRVLALEPRHFGALSGRAMIFMTQGRVKLGQKALREAVAIHPYLKERSMLIKPKGVDL, encoded by the coding sequence ATGTCAAGCCATTCGATTTTCACCCCGCTCGGCCAGACTTGGCGATTGGCCATACTGGCACTCACCGGAATTCTTTTTCTGGCCCTGCCCGTCTCCGCCGCCGACGATATGGACGCGTTGTTCAAGGCCCTCAAAAACGCACCAAGCGAACAGGCTGCCGAATCAATCGAAAGCCAGATCTGGGAAAACTGGCTGGACGCAGCGCCCACACCCGACATTCGCGCAAAGGTCGACGAAGCCATGAAGCGGCGCGGCGTCTATGACTTCCAGGGCGCAAGAGACTTGCTCGATGAAGTTGTTGACGCGGCCCCCGACTACTCGGAGGGCTGGAACCAGCGCGCCTTCATCCTGTTTCTTCAAGGCAACTACGACGAAAGCCTTGAGGACATCATGCGGGTCCTGGCGCTGGAGCCGCGCCATTTTGGCGCGCTGAGCGGCAGAGCCATGATCTTCATGACCCAGGGCCGGGTCAAACTTGGCCAGAAGGCCTTGCGGGAAGCGGTGGCAATTCATCCCTACCTGAAGGAACGCAGCATGTTGATCAAGCCAAAGGGCGTGGACCTCTAG
- a CDS encoding HAMP domain-containing sensor histidine kinase: protein MSSLLKIVWPDTMRHQILVLLAAAGLFMVAAGAVAFLFAKRSYDSNSPVMNSHLVSVAVTKLNETAAAERLAVLERLQPDLPDVTLDLVTEEALAQDGGSSDGRRFGPFVTGETLLGMRIEHVLGPRERGGGEPPLVYIRLQDGALLAAEWGTRAPPPPVLGPPFYLFLGFVILSFCGLMIWAARSLAGPLADLAASARTFGEVSTDPVPVREGGPKEVREAAEAFNRMQLRINDVLEKRTRMLAAVSHDLRTPLTRLRLRLDLLEEDDLREKSLQDLNLMEQQIDSALTFLRDGATSEPLERIDLPSFLQSLCDQYADTGSLVSLRYEGRLSVMARSTELGRAVSNLIDNALHYAAAAEVLTYRDGGMIRIDVVDHGPGIEAKDMSRLLEPFERGDEARQIREGTGFGLGLPTAKSIVEAHGGRLELTETPGGGLTVCLFFQAIEDGPA from the coding sequence ATGAGCAGCCTGCTTAAGATTGTCTGGCCCGACACGATGCGGCACCAGATCCTGGTGCTGCTGGCCGCGGCGGGTCTGTTCATGGTCGCTGCCGGCGCGGTCGCCTTTCTGTTCGCCAAACGGAGCTATGACAGCAACAGCCCGGTGATGAACAGCCACCTCGTCAGCGTTGCCGTGACGAAGCTCAACGAGACGGCGGCCGCAGAACGGCTTGCCGTTCTGGAGAGGCTCCAGCCGGACCTTCCGGATGTGACCCTGGACCTGGTCACGGAAGAGGCGCTGGCGCAGGATGGCGGGTCCAGCGACGGCCGGCGGTTCGGTCCGTTTGTCACCGGAGAAACCTTGCTGGGCATGCGGATCGAACATGTGCTCGGGCCTCGCGAACGCGGCGGCGGGGAACCTCCGCTGGTCTATATCCGGTTGCAGGACGGGGCGCTTCTGGCCGCAGAGTGGGGAACGCGGGCGCCGCCGCCTCCCGTGCTCGGGCCGCCCTTCTATCTGTTCCTCGGCTTTGTGATCCTGAGTTTCTGTGGCCTGATGATCTGGGCCGCGCGCAGTCTGGCCGGTCCCCTGGCGGATCTGGCAGCTTCTGCGCGCACTTTTGGCGAGGTCTCGACCGATCCGGTGCCGGTTCGCGAAGGCGGTCCGAAGGAGGTGCGGGAAGCGGCAGAGGCTTTCAACCGCATGCAGCTCAGGATCAACGATGTTCTGGAAAAACGCACGCGCATGCTGGCGGCGGTCAGCCACGATCTCAGAACGCCGTTGACACGGCTGCGTCTGCGTCTCGATCTCCTGGAAGAAGATGACCTGCGCGAGAAGAGCCTGCAGGATCTCAACCTGATGGAACAGCAGATCGACTCGGCCCTGACATTTCTGCGCGACGGCGCAACGTCCGAACCGCTGGAGCGCATCGATCTCCCCAGTTTCCTGCAATCCCTGTGCGATCAATATGCCGACACCGGCAGCCTTGTCTCGCTCAGATATGAAGGCCGCCTGTCGGTGATGGCCCGCAGCACCGAGCTTGGCCGGGCCGTGAGCAACCTGATCGACAACGCGCTGCACTATGCCGCCGCTGCCGAAGTCCTGACATACCGGGATGGTGGGATGATCCGGATTGACGTGGTCGATCACGGGCCGGGGATTGAAGCGAAGGACATGTCACGGCTTCTGGAGCCGTTCGAGCGCGGCGATGAGGCGCGCCAGATCCGTGAAGGCACGGGCTTCGGTCTGGGCCTGCCGACGGCGAAGTCCATCGTAGAGGCGCATGGCGGTCGTCTGGAATTGACCGAAACGCCAGGAGGTGGACTTACAGTCTGTCTTTTCTTTCAGGCGATCGAAGACGGTCCGGCCTAG
- a CDS encoding response regulator — translation MRTPSHILVVEDDSEIGLLIKRHLVANDFKVTLARDGAEMDRLLASNRVDLILLDLMLPGEDGISICRRLRASSSVPIIIVSAKGEDIDRVVGLEVGADDYVPKPFNPRELIARVRALFRRVELGGLAAPASNGRLTFEGWQMDCRLRTLHNGERALVSLTPAEFNLLQVLAERSGRVLSREQLVELTLGQFGATNGRNIDILISRLRSKLEAGGAAYQYIRTVRAGGYEFVAPVARDEQPA, via the coding sequence ATGCGAACACCTTCACACATCCTTGTCGTCGAAGACGATTCCGAGATCGGATTGCTGATCAAGCGCCATCTGGTGGCCAATGATTTCAAGGTCACCCTGGCGCGGGACGGCGCCGAGATGGACCGGCTTCTGGCCAGCAACAGGGTCGATCTGATCCTGCTCGACCTGATGCTGCCCGGTGAAGACGGAATCAGCATCTGCCGGCGCCTCAGGGCATCGAGTTCGGTGCCGATCATCATCGTCTCGGCGAAAGGGGAGGATATCGATCGTGTTGTCGGGCTGGAAGTGGGCGCGGACGACTATGTGCCCAAGCCCTTCAATCCGCGCGAGCTGATCGCGCGCGTACGGGCGCTGTTTCGGCGCGTCGAACTGGGCGGCCTTGCGGCACCGGCCTCGAACGGCAGGCTGACCTTCGAAGGCTGGCAGATGGATTGCCGCCTGCGCACGTTGCACAATGGCGAGCGGGCGCTTGTCTCGCTTACGCCAGCCGAATTCAACCTGCTTCAGGTTCTGGCGGAACGCAGCGGGCGGGTGCTGAGCCGCGAGCAGCTGGTCGAACTCACGCTCGGCCAGTTCGGAGCCACAAACGGCCGCAACATCGACATCCTGATCAGCCGTCTGCGCTCCAAGCTGGAGGCGGGCGGCGCAGCCTACCAGTATATTCGTACCGTCCGGGCCGGCGGCTACGAGTTTGTCGCACCGGTGGCGCGCGATGAGCAGCCTGCTTAA
- a CDS encoding ATP-dependent helicase, producing MTDPDGYDDPFDDPFDDPFQPIGTKAEPAPVPARPEGGIAARAMAARRVPDYLTGLNPEQRLAVETTEGPVLVLAGAGTGKTRVLTTRIAHILATGLARPSEILAVTFTNKAAREMKERIAGFVGGNVEGMAWLGTFHSICVKILRKHAELVGLKSSFSILDTDDQIRLIKQIIQAEGLDDKRWTAKAFAGMLDGWKNRALGPKDIPEGEARAFANGKGRRLYEEYQERLSILNAADFGDLLLHVITLFKTQPDVLKEYQRRFRYMLVDEYQDTNIAQYLWLRLLAQGNPNVCCVGDDDQSIYGWRGAEVDNILRFEHDFKGAEVIRLERNYRSTSHILAAASHLISFNEGRLGKTLFTDFHEPDHDLVSVASVWDSEEEARTIGDEIEALQTRGHSLNEMAVLVRASFQMREFEDRFVTLGLNYRVIGGPRFYERMEIRDAMAYFRCVVQPADDLAFERIVNTPKRGLGDATLKLVHGVARAERIPLMQAAAQLIDTEELKPKPRNALKTVLDNFERWRRQLDQLKHTELAEIILDESGYTEMWRLDRSAEAPGRLDNLKELIRSMEEFESLAGFLEHISLVMDRDSADTSDAVSIMTLHSAKGLEFDTVFLPGWEEGLFPHQRALDESGRAGLEEERRLAYVGITRAKKRAKLYFASNRRIHGLWQSTVPSRFLDELPPDHVEIAEPSSNYGGYAGGGYGPSRFDSHDPFDGGSYSTPGWKRAQRNRQTSEGFSEGGGRGYQSARQKRQGPLTIEGELVAKSVSETPSDYALGERVFHLKFGYGAIKSIEGNKLTIDFEKAGVKKVIDSFVERH from the coding sequence ATGACCGACCCGGACGGGTACGACGATCCATTTGACGATCCATTTGACGATCCCTTTCAGCCGATCGGCACGAAAGCCGAACCCGCGCCCGTGCCCGCACGGCCGGAAGGCGGGATTGCCGCGCGGGCGATGGCGGCCCGGCGGGTGCCGGACTATCTCACCGGCCTGAACCCCGAACAGCGGCTGGCGGTGGAAACCACGGAAGGCCCCGTTCTGGTTCTGGCCGGTGCCGGCACGGGCAAGACCCGCGTTCTGACCACCCGCATTGCCCATATCCTGGCAACCGGACTGGCCCGGCCGTCCGAGATCCTGGCGGTGACCTTCACCAACAAGGCCGCGCGCGAGATGAAGGAGCGCATTGCCGGTTTTGTCGGCGGCAATGTCGAGGGCATGGCCTGGCTCGGCACGTTCCACTCGATCTGCGTCAAGATCCTGCGCAAGCACGCCGAGCTGGTCGGATTGAAGTCATCCTTCTCGATCCTCGATACGGACGACCAGATCCGCCTGATCAAGCAGATCATCCAGGCCGAGGGGCTGGATGACAAGCGCTGGACGGCCAAGGCCTTCGCCGGCATGCTCGACGGCTGGAAAAACCGTGCGCTTGGGCCAAAGGATATTCCGGAGGGGGAGGCGCGGGCCTTCGCCAATGGCAAGGGCCGCAGGCTCTATGAAGAGTACCAGGAACGCCTGTCGATCCTGAACGCGGCCGATTTCGGTGATCTGCTCCTGCATGTGATCACGCTGTTCAAGACCCAGCCGGATGTCCTGAAGGAATACCAGCGCCGCTTCCGCTACATGCTGGTCGACGAATACCAGGACACCAACATTGCCCAGTATCTCTGGCTGCGCCTGCTTGCCCAGGGCAACCCGAATGTCTGCTGTGTTGGCGATGACGACCAGTCGATCTATGGCTGGCGCGGGGCGGAGGTCGACAACATCCTGCGTTTCGAACACGATTTCAAGGGTGCGGAAGTGATCCGCCTGGAGCGCAATTATCGCTCCACCAGCCATATTCTGGCCGCCGCCTCCCACCTGATTTCCTTCAATGAGGGCCGGCTCGGCAAGACGCTGTTCACGGATTTTCACGAGCCGGATCATGACCTTGTCTCGGTGGCCTCCGTCTGGGACAGCGAAGAGGAAGCCCGCACCATCGGTGATGAAATCGAGGCACTGCAGACCAGGGGGCATAGCCTCAACGAGATGGCGGTGCTGGTGCGCGCCTCGTTCCAGATGCGCGAATTCGAAGACCGCTTTGTCACGCTTGGCCTCAACTACCGGGTCATCGGCGGCCCGCGCTTTTACGAGCGCATGGAGATCCGCGACGCCATGGCCTATTTCCGCTGCGTGGTGCAGCCGGCCGACGATCTTGCCTTTGAGCGCATCGTCAACACGCCGAAGCGGGGCCTTGGCGATGCGACGCTGAAACTGGTTCACGGCGTCGCCCGGGCGGAACGCATTCCGTTGATGCAGGCAGCTGCCCAACTGATCGACACGGAAGAGCTGAAGCCCAAGCCGCGTAACGCACTTAAAACCGTGCTCGACAATTTCGAGCGCTGGCGGCGCCAGCTCGACCAGCTCAAGCATACGGAGCTGGCCGAGATCATTCTGGACGAGAGCGGGTATACCGAAATGTGGCGTCTCGACCGGTCCGCCGAAGCGCCCGGCCGGCTCGACAACCTGAAGGAACTCATCCGCTCGATGGAAGAGTTCGAGTCCCTGGCCGGGTTCCTGGAGCATATTTCGCTGGTCATGGACCGGGACAGCGCGGATACGAGCGATGCCGTTTCCATCATGACGCTGCATTCGGCCAAGGGCCTGGAATTCGACACCGTGTTCCTGCCGGGCTGGGAGGAGGGCCTCTTTCCGCATCAGCGCGCCCTTGACGAAAGTGGCCGGGCGGGGCTCGAGGAAGAGCGACGGCTTGCCTATGTCGGCATCACCCGGGCCAAGAAACGGGCCAAACTCTATTTCGCCTCCAACCGGCGCATTCATGGGCTCTGGCAATCCACCGTGCCGTCCCGTTTTCTGGACGAGCTGCCGCCGGACCATGTGGAGATCGCGGAACCGTCCTCGAATTATGGCGGCTATGCGGGCGGCGGTTACGGACCTTCGCGTTTCGACAGCCACGATCCGTTCGACGGCGGCAGCTATTCGACACCGGGCTGGAAACGGGCGCAGCGCAACCGGCAAACCTCCGAAGGCTTTTCCGAGGGGGGCGGACGCGGCTATCAGTCCGCGCGCCAGAAACGCCAGGGACCGCTGACCATCGAAGGCGAACTGGTCGCCAAGTCCGTCAGCGAAACACCTTCCGACTATGCCCTCGGCGAACGGGTGTTCCATCTCAAGTTTGGCTATGGCGCGATCAAGTCGATCGAGGGCAACAAACTGACCATCGATTTCGAAAAAGCCGGTGTGAAAAAGGTCATCGACAGCTTCGTCGAGCGACATTGA
- a CDS encoding methyl-accepting chemotaxis protein → MKRIRLQIAVLAGVPMLAVIGFATLSVMEKVIERSHHEFMKPLTRIAEDAGNLVHELQKERGMSVSLIKSDYDPAIASNLAKQRPKADAALKIFDEHLASLDLNDEALLKDLQHVAEEVHKTDKLRSAVDAKQISTAEVVKGYSHEIQELIHVIGVTTEASPSQEITSELLPYLTIVEAMESGGLERANGAALLKEFNKTGEVNPATFKNVIVHYGGENAFLKEFASVAKPDQKKLYADTVSGPDVDKALAWRYVIQELPQTKDAQGIEGAAWFAQATKRLDLMKQVSDEFIHRAEAAADLDTANLNTQIFWLTVIAIGFTLLTMALVGWQVLSITRTLGRQRDSISGLAEGDLTVDVTDTDRPDEIGDIARAAEVFRANLIRQKELEEEAEIGRAQRRKRAAQLESAIEHFQTSVKTVQEQLSSETEDMRAGAGEMVTIAMHADESARAANAATEEATTNVQTVASAAAELSASIGEIARQAITATEISAAAAETAVAADKDISILAETADKIGEVVEIIRAIAEQTNLLALNATIEAARAGEAGKGFAVVAAEVKELSTQTAKATDEIASQISGVQSSTQKSVTAIRSIVERIEEVRSVSETISVSVDEQNAATGEITQSITLASDGATSAASNVAGVSGSIDQTRQKSEVMSQSAEQLGEVATNLSRAVDQFLNEVRDEEAA, encoded by the coding sequence ATGAAACGCATCAGATTGCAGATTGCCGTGTTGGCGGGCGTGCCGATGCTGGCGGTCATTGGTTTTGCCACACTGAGTGTCATGGAAAAGGTGATCGAGCGGTCGCATCATGAATTCATGAAGCCGTTGACCCGGATCGCGGAAGACGCGGGCAATCTGGTGCACGAGCTGCAAAAAGAACGCGGCATGAGTGTCAGTCTGATCAAGTCGGATTATGACCCTGCCATCGCATCCAACCTTGCCAAACAGCGTCCGAAGGCAGACGCGGCCCTCAAGATCTTTGACGAGCATCTTGCGTCGCTCGATCTTAATGACGAGGCACTGCTGAAGGACCTGCAGCATGTCGCTGAGGAGGTCCACAAGACGGACAAGCTCCGCAGCGCCGTTGACGCGAAACAGATCAGCACCGCTGAAGTGGTCAAGGGATACAGCCACGAAATTCAAGAGTTGATCCATGTGATCGGTGTGACGACGGAAGCAAGCCCGTCACAGGAAATCACCTCGGAGCTTCTGCCCTATCTCACCATTGTCGAAGCGATGGAATCCGGGGGACTGGAACGCGCCAACGGCGCGGCGCTCCTCAAGGAGTTCAATAAGACGGGTGAAGTGAACCCGGCAACCTTCAAGAACGTGATCGTTCACTATGGCGGCGAGAATGCTTTTCTGAAGGAGTTCGCCTCCGTGGCAAAGCCCGACCAGAAAAAGCTCTATGCCGATACGGTCAGCGGGCCGGACGTCGACAAGGCGCTTGCCTGGCGGTATGTGATCCAGGAACTGCCCCAGACCAAGGACGCGCAGGGCATTGAAGGTGCGGCCTGGTTCGCCCAGGCGACCAAGCGTCTTGACCTGATGAAACAGGTCTCAGACGAGTTTATCCACCGGGCCGAAGCCGCTGCCGATCTGGATACGGCAAACCTGAACACGCAAATCTTCTGGCTGACCGTGATTGCAATCGGGTTTACGTTGTTGACCATGGCGCTTGTCGGTTGGCAGGTGCTTTCCATTACCCGCACTCTCGGGCGTCAGCGCGATTCCATCTCCGGTCTGGCCGAAGGGGATCTCACGGTCGATGTGACGGATACGGATCGTCCTGACGAGATCGGTGACATTGCCCGTGCGGCGGAAGTGTTTCGGGCCAACCTGATCCGTCAGAAAGAGCTGGAAGAGGAAGCCGAAATCGGGCGGGCGCAACGCCGCAAACGCGCGGCGCAGCTCGAAAGTGCAATTGAACATTTCCAGACGTCCGTCAAGACGGTCCAGGAGCAGTTGAGCAGCGAAACCGAAGACATGCGCGCCGGCGCCGGCGAGATGGTCACGATTGCCATGCATGCCGACGAGAGTGCGCGCGCGGCCAATGCGGCAACGGAAGAGGCGACCACCAACGTTCAGACGGTTGCTTCGGCGGCGGCGGAGTTGTCGGCCTCCATTGGTGAAATCGCCCGCCAGGCAATCACGGCGACCGAGATTTCCGCTGCCGCGGCCGAAACCGCTGTCGCTGCCGACAAGGACATATCGATCCTGGCGGAAACGGCCGACAAGATCGGCGAGGTCGTCGAAATCATCCGCGCCATTGCCGAACAGACCAATCTTCTGGCTCTGAATGCCACCATCGAGGCGGCGCGGGCCGGTGAGGCCGGCAAGGGCTTTGCGGTCGTGGCGGCCGAAGTCAAGGAGTTGTCGACCCAGACTGCCAAGGCGACCGACGAGATCGCGTCGCAGATTTCCGGTGTCCAGAGTTCGACCCAGAAGTCGGTGACCGCAATCCGCTCGATCGTGGAGCGTATCGAGGAGGTTCGCTCTGTCAGTGAGACCATCTCGGTTTCGGTCGACGAGCAGAATGCCGCAACTGGAGAAATCACGCAGAGCATCACGCTGGCGTCTGACGGGGCCACATCGGCAGCGTCCAATGTGGCCGGGGTGTCCGGTTCCATCGACCAGACCCGGCAGAAGTCGGAAGTCATGAGCCAGTCTGCCGAACAGCTCGGCGAAGTGGCGACGAACCTTTCCCGGGCAGTGGACCAGTTCCTCAACGAGGTTCGGGACGAAGAAGCGGCCTGA